The Lutibacter sp. A64 genome segment TGCATTATTAAAACCAACAGCAATAACTAATTCACTATATGTTCTTCTATCATATCTTCTAGGTTTGTTGTTTCCTTTTGTTTTTACACCTATAACTGTTCCGCTATTTCCACCAATACTAAAACCAGCAATGGACGTTTCTCCATCATTATCATAATAGCCATCTTCATTACGTTCTAAAAGCGCTATTTTATTATTTATAATTGCTGTTCTGTTTTCAATGTTTAAAGCTCGTTTTTTTGCTGCTTCTTTTTTTAATAAATCAGCTTTTTCTTCAGTAATTTCACCATTTTTAAAGCGAAGCATAATATTTTCAACTTCACTTTTCAAATAGTCACGTTCTTCAGTGGAAATTTTTTCTTTTAATTCTTTTAATGTATTAATTCTAAAACTGCTACTATTTTCTTGAGCTTGTATAAACTGTGTACTAAAAGCTATTAAAATAAGTACTATGTATTTTGTTATATTTTGCATGGTGTGTTTTTTAATTTAGACATTCAACTTACTAATCATTTCGTTGCGCAATCATTGTTTTTAGATTCTCATAATTCAATCTTAAAGTTTCTAAAAACTTAACTCTAGTAGACCTATCTATATCATCTTCAACGTCTTGAAGTAATTTATAAGCATCTACTATTTTGGTATTTTCTTTATATAATTTTTCAAATTCTATTGCTAATTGAGCTTCTTTTAAAAGCTGATCAATATCGCTATCTGTCACTGTTGTATTGAAGGTATGATTTTTACTTTTTAAGTCTTCAATTTCACTTATTAGTGCTTCAATCTTTTCTTCTTCAACAGTAACTACTACAGCAATTTCTTCTATATTTTGAAGTTTTATTTTCTTGGAATCAACAAGAACTTCATTTTGCTGCATACCAGATTTTATTTTTTTATCTTTTAAAGTATCAACTATTAAACTTTCCGAATTTTCTAGACTATTATTATTTTGTAAAGTATCTAATATTTTTACATTATTATCAACCACAACAGTGCCCGAATCTTCTTCAGTCTCAGAAACAGGGATAGTTACAATGGTAGGCGTAGTATTGTTAACATCATCTTTAAAAAAGATTGAAACCATTAATAATACCCCTACAACACAAACTGCAACTGCTAAAAAGTACCAAGCTTTTACGCCTTTTTTTCGTTCTTTAGAGTTTAAAGAGGCATCTAACTTATTCCAAGAGCTTGCCGTTGGTTTTATAGTTCGTTTTTCAAGCTTATTTTTTATGTCTTCTTCAAATTTATAAGGTTCCATCGCTTGTTTTATTTAGTTTAATAATTTGTTTCTGAAGAATTTTCCGTGCTTTAAACAATTGAGATTTTGAAGTTCCTTCAGAAATATTTAACAAAGTTGCAATTTCATGATGTTTATATCCTTCAATAGCATACATTACAAATACAATTCTATAACCATCTGGAAGTGCATCAATTAAATTTTGAATTTCATCAACATCCATATCAGAATACACAGAATTAATAGTTGTTTGGTTAAATTCAACATCATCGGTTACAAATTCAATTTGCTTTTTTTTCCTCAAAAATGAAATGGACTCTCGTATCATAATCCGTCGTATCCAACCTTCAAAACTACCATTATGCTCAAAGCTATTTAAATTGGTAAATACTTTTAAAAATCCATTTAACATGGCCTCTTCAGCAAACTGAATATCTTTAATATAATACCTACAAACACTTAACATTTTTGGCGCATGCAAGTTATATAGCCTTTGTTGTGCTTCTCTGTTATTTTGAAGTGCTTTTTTTATAAGCTTTTCTTCGTTTTTAAATAATTGAATAATTTTCACAATTTACAATGGCTTTTAACTTGTTTAATTTTATAACATATTAAAGTTTCAATTGGGGTTCTATTTATAAAGACGCAATTTATCTGCTAACAGTTGCCTGAAGTATCTATTTTTTTAAAAAAAATGAAATAAACAACTAAACACATCACAACAAACATCTATATATCAATAAAATAGATGAAAAATATCAGCTAAAAGAAAATTTAAAAATAATATCTTAACTAAAATTAAGTACAACGTAATTTTAATATGAATTTAAAACTTAAAAACAAGCTTTTTTAAGTACACACATTTATTTTTATAATCTATAATTGCTTTTCCTTTTTCTAAAATATCTGCACCAATAATTCCTTCTACAGCTTTCGCATTGTGCTCTGTTAATGCAGTATTTACATGGGTTAAGTCCAATAAAACTAGATTAAAATTAGAATATTCCCATTCTTTAAATTTAATTGTATTATTAGATGAAATTTTAGTTTCCATACCTATTGCTCCTGCGCCAGCGGCTAAAGTTTCAGAATCTTCTACATTTAATTTAAACTGTTCAGCCAAAGTAATATCTAAACACGAATTTGAAGCTCCAGTATCTAGAATAAAACGTCCCTTTACACCATTTAATGTTGCTTTTATTTCAAAGTGATTTGTGTTTAATTTTTTGAGTTTAATTATAACAAACCCCTTTCTTAAAAGAATACTTTTTAGTTTCATGTACTACTTATTTAGCCCAAATCTACTATTTTTAAAAAAGATAAAGCCAACTAAAAGTCCAATTATTATAATAAAAAGCCACCAATAGCTATTATTCTGATTTTTGAGGGTTGTAATTTCACCAAAATAACTAAAACTAGCCCAATAATAAGGCGATTTCTTTATAGCAGAAATAGATGTATCTTTTAAATAATTTAATTTAGAATGGTACAATGCTTTGGATTTACTACCGGTTTTTTTGTAATTTTTATAAAAAGAAGCCATTAAATTTTCGGTAGATTTATCGTTTACTTTCCACAAAGAAACAATTAAATTTTTAACACCAGCATACGAAAAACCTCTTGCCAAACTTAAAACACCTTCTCCTTTACTTAAAGTTCCAATTCCTGTTTCACAGGCACTTAAAACAACCAAATTGTAATTTAAGTTATAACCATAAATTTCTGGTAAATACAATGTTTCATTAAAAAATTCAATAGCTGGTGGCGTATATAAATCTCCTGCTGTTGCGTGTGTAGAAAGGTGTAAAATAGAAAAATCATCCTTTAAAAGGTTAAAACTTTTTTTTGAAGCAGCCTCTCCAATTAAAAAATTTCCATCTATTTCATTTTTAATACTTGTAGCCTCTTGTGCTGTATAGCCTAATTCTGCTAAATTTCTATGATTATTTTTAAATACTGGAAAAAAACCTATCAATTTATTCTTTCTTGTATCAATTACTTTAGAATCGCTCCATAATATAGATGCTGAATAGCTATAACTTATAGTTGTTTTATGAATTAAATAGGGCAATTTTTCAAAATTAGTAATTGATGTTTCTTCTGTTAACAAGGCATCAAAAGGTATAAAAGAAAACAACCCATCGGGTATTATAATAGTATTTGTATACAATTCCGCATCAAACAATTTATTGAATAAACTAAATGCTAATGTAGTATATTCTTGAATATTATTTTGAATTGCAGCTCCTCTAACGTCTGAAAACAAAGCTAAAAACCGAGAAATTTCATCTTTAAATTCTGTTGTTTTTTCTATTCTCTTTATTGAAATTGAATTGTTTTTTGAAATTGAAAAACTATAAATGTAATTTGTTCCTTCAAAAAATTCGATTAACAATTCATCATTAACCAATAGTTCTTCTTGTATGGTTTTTACAGAAACAGTTTTAATTAAATCTGATTTTAAATTTGGATATTTTAATTCAATTTCCTGATTTAATAATTGAATTTGTTGAGCAACATTTACACGTTCTTTAGTTAATTCAGCTAATAAATTTACTGCCGCTTTATCTTTTTTTAATTGTTCTAGCGTAATGCTTTTATTTAATTGTGCTTTTTTAAATGCTAATGCGGTTTCTTTAATAAATAAACTATCATTTTTTATGGTTGATTTGGCTGCCAAAAGTGTTTTATTTTCTAGTAAGATTGATGCTTTTGTTAATTCAGCAAATTCAAATGCTTTTTCAGCCCAACTTATTAAGTTTGTTTGCTCAAATAAAATGTAACATAAGTCGATACATTTTTCACTTCGCACTCTATTTTCTTTCTGTTGTACTAATTTTGCATTCTGACTTAAATATGTATTATTAAGTTCTTTTTCAACTAAAAATGATAACTCATAATTATTTAAAGCAGCTTCAAAATCACCAATTATAGTAAAAATATGTGCTCTACCATCTAAGGCTTGTTTTAATGTGTTTTCAGGATAAAAATAAGTACTTTCCGGATTTTCAATTTCATTTTTGGGAGCATAATTTGGCAACAATGTACTCAACGCTTTTTGATATGTTTCTAATGCTGTTTTATGCTCATTTTGAAGTCTGTAAACTTCAGCAATTTGATTGTAAATTTTTGCAACTTCCCTATCATTATTTCCAAAAGCCAACTTTGAAAATTTTAATGCTTTATTCAGCTCAACTAAAGCATTATTAAATTCATTTTTTAGTATAAAGCAACTTCCTAATGTATTAAAATTTCTAGCTAAAATAGATGCATCTTGTTGTACATTTAATTCATTAGAAACCTTCGTGTACTTTTCAGCTTTATTTAAAGCTTCTAACATTAAGTAATTAATAGCTAAATCAGAATTAATTTTAGCTTTTAAATACTTTGAATTGGCATTTTTTAACCCTAAATTTAAATAATTTATGGCTGTTAAATAAACTCCTTTAGTTCTATAAATAATTGCTAAATTTAAATATCCCGAAGCAATTTGATTGTTATTTTTCTCTGCAATAGCTTGCTCTATTGTAATTTTAAGAATGTCTTCTGCATTGTCAAAATCTCCAAGTCTGGTATAATTATTAGCCAAAGGTTTTAAGCAGTATTCAATTATATTGTAGTGTATCGCATTCTTTTTAAAATGCGCATAACCTTTTTCATAATACTTAATAGACTTGTTTATAAATCCTAATTCTTTTAATTGATAAGCATAATTAATATAAAAATAAAGTTGTGCCACAAGTTCATTATTACTTAATGGATTTCTCCACAAATTAGCATCTAAACTTTCAAAAATATTTAAATTTTTTACTGTAGGATTTTCAGCAAATTTATCTAAATGTACATAAATATACTCGGCGTAATTATCTGCTTCTTTTAATGCCTGAACAGTAGTTTTAAAACTTGTGTTTTGCTGTTGTGCTGAAACTAAAAAACCACAAATAATTAATAAAAAAATTAAGCCTTTTTTTAGCATCAGTTATTTAAAGTTTTGAATTATTCTTTTAATGGCTTTATAAAATATTGTTATTTTTTTGATATAAATATCTAAATAGAGAGCATTCGTAAAATACATTTCTACACCGTTCAACAACCAAATTTAGTAGAAAGAACCATTTTAACTAATATATATAGAATCTGTTTTTAAATTTTCCAGATTGCATAAAAATGCAATTGCGAATTTGGTTCATTAAAATTATAAATATATCGCGCTCCTAAACTTGGTCCAATTCGAGAAGCTCCAATAGTAATATCTCCAAAAATACCATATTTAATGTCGGAAAACGCATTATTTTCTGAAGTTGTTATTGTTGATGAGGCTTCTTCAAGAAACTTCCCTTTTTCATCATTATAATACGTATAATACTCAGTAGCTGTAGTCGTTTCTACTTCATTAGAAACATCTAAAGAAATTTGAGGTCCAACTCCAAGCCCAATAACTCCATTTAAATTATATCTAAATGAAACAGGCACAATATCTAAGTTAATTTTTTCGGTTGTTATGCTATTATTTTCTTCTTTTAAAGCAATATCTACAGTTGCTCCAGGTATTTCGTCTAAGCCTACAATATCTGACATACTATTAAAATCCGTAAATTTATGTGTGCCCATCATAATTTCGGCTTGTAAATATTTTTTATACGATTTATAAGGTGAAATTGTAGCACCCACAAAATAACTTTTAGAATCTGTTAAATCTGGAAAACTATTATATCCGGCTTTTACACCAATTGAAATTCCTGGTTTAAATCTAGATGTTGAAACATTTGTAATTATAGGTTCATTTTTATCGAATATAATTGCTGTTTGACTTTTAGATTTTACTTTGTGAAAATCTTTTCCAAATTTTAATGCGTATTTTACAAATCCTTTGGTAGAATCTTTGTCGTGTACTCCTTTTTGCGCTGTTCCTGGTAAGTAAATATTTTTAAACTGAAACGATATTTGATCTTTACTTATTATAGTATCTAAACAACTGTATTGAACTTGCTCTTCTGGACAAATAGGGCATTTTGGATACATATCTATAACCTCTAAAGTTGATTTATCTAACATTTCTGGAATATCAACATTTAATTTTATAAGTTTTGCAGGCCCTTCTCCATCATTTTGAAATCGTACTTTATATTTTAATTTTTTATAACGCACCAATCTGTAATTTAATCGCGTATCATAAACTGCCATTTTATTTGGATCGTGAGATGTTACAAGTTCCATTTCTTTAGTTAAAACCTTATGTTCATCATTTCCTCTTTCTGGCACATAAATACTTCTAATGGATATTATTGCACTGGTATCTTTTAACATTTCTGGAGTGGTTTTAAATGTAAAAAACATATTGCGTTCTTCATTAGGTTGCATTTCATTAAAGTTATACACTTTCACATCTTGATAAGTTATTTTAGCTTCTTCTAAGCTAAGCGGTAAATTTTGTTGTATAGAATCTGTCACCAATAGTTTTTCATCTAAAAAAGTGCTAATTCCTGTAGTTTGAATCAATTCTTCTTTTGAAATATAACGTTTACTATCTACAATCATTTCATCTAAAACTTCTTGCTCATTATTATGCAAACGCACATCTACTAATTCAAAATTTTTATCTTTATATTTCGTTTCATTAAAAAACAAATATACTTTTCCGTTTGTAGCATATTCTTTAGTATTTCCATAACTTACAATAAACTGCATTTCTTGTTCTGGCATTGGTTCTCTGTTAGTTTGTAATCTAAAGCCATTATGAGCAGCAATAAGGTTGTATTTTATGTTAGAGACATTCTTTTTATTAATACTAGTTACACTAACTTCTTTTGGTCTTGTTGTAGGTGGTTTTCCATCATCATAATTATTAGTAACCGAAAGTTGAGCTGTATAATTCCCGGTTTCTTTATAAACATGTTCAGGGTCTTTATTAAAACTATAATTTCCGTCTCCAAATTCCCAGTAATAGGTATAAAAAGCTTTGGGCGCCCCTGCAATTTGATTTAACTCTGGAGTTTCGGGGCTAAAAGACACCTTATTTTCTTCTACAGTATGTACTATTGCAGCTGTTCTAGTGATAGTATCTTTAACAATAGATTGTGAATTTGCATAATTACAACTCAATACAAAAAAAACAATTTTTAAATAAGTTTTCATACGTCTTTATTATTTTTTTTAACGGTCGCATACTGTTCACATTTTATCATTTTTATAGCTGATAAATTATATAACATGCTCGGTTTGTTAGTATTCCATTTTAACAAATATAGAAAAACATTCTAAATGAAGCTTAAAACTAAATTAAATGAATAAAAAAAGCCACCTTAAAAAAGGTGGCTTTATAGTATTCTATAAAAATCATTTATCTATTCAACTTTAAAAGCGATAGGTAAACTATATTTTACACCAACTGGTCTTCCTCTTTGTTTACCAGGAGTCATTTTTGGTAATAAGTTTACAACTCTAATTGCTTCTTCTTGTAATCTTTTATGTGGTGCACGTGCCATTACATCTGTAATTTCACCATTTTTATCAATTTTAAACATCACAAAAATACGCTTAACACCTGGAGCTAATCCTAAATCTGATGCTAAATCTGCATTAAATTTTCTATTAACGTGTTTAGTAATTTTATCTTGTAAACAATTTCTTAATTCAGTTTTATTTCCTTTACATCCAGGATATACAGGTACATCTTCAATAATTGCAAAAGGTACATCTTCCATCACCTCTTCCTCTTCTTCTACCTCTATAATTTCCTCAACTTCAACAGCTTCTGTTTCGTCTGTTTCAGTAGATTCAATTACAGTTTCCTCAATTTCTTCTTCATCTTCAACAACTTCAATTTTGTCTGGTGTTGGTGGTGGTGGAGTTTTTGGCTCTGGCGGCTTAACCTGTTCAATTTCTATTGTTTGTTCTTCATCTTCCATATTTAAGACCACTGGTCCTAAATTTTCGATAACTCTATCATAGGTTTTCTTCTCAATGGCTAAATAAACCACCAACAATGCTAAAACTAGCCCTAATTGCATAAATAACTTGCTGTAGTTCTCTAGATTTGCTTTTGGATTTTTTTTAATCTGCATCTGTAAAATATTTATAGTTCGCTAATTTAATAATTTTATAACAACTTTTACAATAATATTTTTCTATTTCAAAAGTTTTTTTTGTTGAAATACTTTAAAAACTGTAAATCCAATTGCAATTCCTAACAAATTAGCTAGTATATCTTTAATTTCGAATTGTCTATTAGCTGTAACAGTTTTTTGTAACACTTCAATAATTATGCCATAGAAAAATATCAAGAAAATTATGTAAGTATTGATATTCAAATATTTATAATTTTTATTTAAAGCAATTAACCAACAGAGTGTTAATAAAAAATAAGCACTACTGTGTATTAATTTATCTGAAACTTTAATATTAGAAGGTACAGTGTCTCCAATTGTTATAAGACTACCCCAACCAATAATTATTGTTAAAGAAATTGCAAAAAATAAAACTATTTTATGCACCAATCAATGCTTTATAATCTTCTGCAGATAATAATTCATCAATTTGAGAAGGATCGGCAATTGTACTTTTAATCATCCATCCATCTCCATAAGGATCTGTATTAACTTTTTCTGGCTCGTCTTCTAAAGCTTCATTAAATTCAGTTACTTCACCAGTTAAAGGCATCATAAGGTCCGAAACTGTTTTTACAGCTTCAACAGATCCAAAAACTTCATCTTTTTCAATTGTTTCGTCTAATGTATCTACATCTACATAAACAATATCTCCCAATTCGCTTTGTGCGAAGTGTGTGATTCCAATAATTGCTGTATCACCTTCTACCCTAACCCACTCATGGTCTTTTGTGTATTTTAATTCTGCAGGAATACTCATTTTAATTTAATTTTATAGTTGATAATTTATTAATTTCCTAAAACATATCTAATACTTAACCCTGAGCTTACTGATTGCCTTGGGAACGTAGTAGAAATTGCATATTTTGATGAGCTTTGATCGAAATAAAACGATGCTGTTAAATTAGCATTTATTGCATAATCTGCAAAAAACTTAAATGACAATAAGCGTTGACCTCCTGTTACTTGATCATTGTCTTCATCTATGGCTCTTATTATTGTTTTATTATCTCTTAGAGATAAATCTGCTCTTAAGTCTAAATCACCCTTTAATCTGGTTAATTTACCTCCAAATCTAAATTTCATTGCTAAATCTTTAATTCTATAGCCCATTCCAATTACATATTCTAATCCTTTTGTTTGTGTAATTGTATTGTTACTGAAATTTAAATTAAGTCTTCTATCCTTATCAATTCTTCCTGAAAAAGAAACTGAATTTTTCATTTTCATATCTACTTTTAACAACGGACTAAATTCCTCAATTAAATCTACATTTGTAAATAAGGTTTTATTATAATAATTACCTACAATATCTGTTTCTGCATAAGGATCTTGTGCATTGTATTCTAAATTATTAGTAAAACTTAATATTGAATATTGTGAATTATAACTATGTGATAAAGAAAAACTTCTAAATTTATCTTTAAACCAAGCCATTTTCATTAAACCTTTGTAGTTAATATCCCAACTAGGAATTGGCACATCTCTAAAAGCAGACAATTTAATTTTACTTGCATCTTGACCAGAATAAGCTGCTAAAAAGGCTGGTAAAGAAACTTGCTGACTTGTAACACCAAAGCCATCAATTGGTTGCCCAGATGCTTGTGCTAATCGTTGTGCTATAATTTCTCTGTTTGCCTTAAATTCTTCAAAATTTTCATCACTATTTGAAAATGCTGTTTTTATCATATTATGACTAATCATAAAATTACCAGCTTGTGAAATTGGAGAATCTGTTAGAACATTGTCTATAACATCTAATTGTTGAGAGGTGTTTTTTGTATAGATTTTATTCCCTCTTAATTCTATATCAAAATTAGAGAATGGTTCTACGGTAATAGTGTAATCTAGCTTATTCATATGGGTTACACTGTAGGTTTTATTGTAATACGGATCGGATTCACTTCTAGATAATAACCAGCCATTCTCTAAAGCTCGTTCTCTGATATCTATTTGACTTCCAAAAACAAAACCAAGTGAAGGCGCAACACCTCCATTGTAATTATCTTGTCCTAAAAATCCTACTTCAGGAATATAACCTGGTAAATAGGTTCCGTTATTTTCTGAATAATTTAAACGTGCCTTTTTAAAAGCTGTTAATAAATTATAAACACCTTCTTTTAAAGTTGGTCTTGATTGTTTTGTTCTTTGACTTGCTCTATTTGTAGGATTATTTAATCTACTTTCTGAGCTATTGGAAGCAACTGATTGCTTTTTATTAAATAATTTTGTTAAACCAACATTTTTATAAAATTTACCAAAATCTACGTCTAAGCCTAAACTATGGCTATTTGTATTTTGAATAACATTTCCTACTTGTTCTACATAAGATTGAGAAGAAGCTTGCCAATCAAAATCTGCGGCATAAGTATAATCTGCATTTATAAAATCTAACAGAGGTAATTTATTAATTGGTATTTTGTAAGTACCGCTTAATGTTTGATGGTAATGATCTGGTCTTCCTAAAGAAAAGAAATTATCAAAAATTTGAATGTCATCAGCGGCATCAAAATCATCATACAAATAATTATTTGCTGCTCTAAAATTAAATTGTAGAGATTTGGTTAAATTGTATCCAATTGTATAATCCCAATCGAACATAAAATGACGCTGTTTTAATGTTGGCAATTGCGGTAAACCTTCTACTAAACTTCTTGAAAGTTGCTCGTTATATGTTCTGAAAATATTTGAATTCACAGAAACAGTTGTAGGTACTAAATTTATATTAAGATCCTTTAAAAACTTAAAATACTTACTATTTAGAGATTGCCAATTTTTAAAAGGCTCTATACTTTTTGGTTCAAAACTATAATTATAATTTACTGAAGCTCTAACATTTTGATCTACATATTTTTCAACATTATAATCTCTATGGAATGTCTCATTATAAGCGTACGATACAGAAAGGTTTTCTACATTATAAAAACGCTGTTTTCTTTCTGCATTAGGATTGTGCTCTTTTCTAACATTAATTAAGCTAATACTTCTTCTCTTGGTATAATCTTGATTGCTTTCTCTATTTGGACTGTTTTCTATATTCGTATCTTCATATAAAACATCTTGATATTGTGAATCGTATTTTGGATCTTTTATTTCTTCAGAAACACTATAACTTAGCGGTAATGAAACTCCCCAATCTTTTGGAAGTAATTTACCTACATTTACATTGGTAACAAGATCATACAATTTTGTATCTTCTTGGCTACGCTCATTTACACTTTGCTCTATACCTCCAAAACCTTGAGTTTCCATACGTCCTGTAACTGCAACATCTGCAAGGTCGGCAATATTTGCATCTGCGCTAACTACAGCAGCCCATCCACCTTCATTATCAAAATCGGCAACACGTAATTCATTAAACCAAACCTCAGCACTTTGATTTGCGTTAGATACGTTTTTAACACCTAACATAATTGTTTTTATATTCGATAGGTTTGGATTTCCTTTTACTCTAATTTCGTACCCATCTATTCCTTCAATTGGTGGTACAGTACCTTCTGCTGGATAGACTTCGTTTGGCGCTAGACCTTCATCAAATCTTAATAGTTTTAAGTTTGTTAGGTATTCTAACATTGCCTCTATATTGTTTTCTTCAGGCCAAATATCTAACTCATCGGTAGCGCTATAATCAGATATTGTTAATAATTTTTCAATTTGATAGTAGTTATCATCCAAATCACTACCCAACCTAATTATTGCTTTTAATTCATCATTTTGTACTTGTGCTCTAGTTTGAACACCTTCAGCATGTAAAAACAACTTCAATTGTTTGTACATTCTTAAATCTACACTTACATTTTTATAAATTGCTCGTGTATCATTAGGTTCTAAATCTGTTACTTTTAAAGTTAAAGATTGCTCGTTTTGTTGTTGTAAAGTTGTACTACCTCTTAAAATTTCGCGTTCAATACCTGGAGGTAAAACATAAGGTATTGGATTTCTATCTTCATTCTCTTGAATATTAACAACTCCAACTTCAAAGTTTTGTAATTCGGTATCTGTTAAATCTTGTGGTACTGTAATAGCTTCATCTAATGTTTTTGTGTAACGTCTCCAATCTCCTCTAACCAATTGAATTTCTCCAAAACGCAACACTATTGGCATTTTAAACTTGGTTAAAAACATTCTCATAAATCGAATAGAGTTAAAGCCAGTAATATCATTTATAACTTCATCTGGTGTACTAACTTGAATTCTAAATTGCAACCATCTAAATTGTTTTTGACTTCCATCCTCTAAAGTAACAGTTACCACTTTTTCATCAACAATATTATTTTGACCAACAACTAAGTCGCTTTTATTTAATGAAACTTTGTATTGATAGTAACTCTCAACAGTATTCATTGTTTGATCTTTATTAATATCTTCTGTATCTGGATAGGTTGTAGCTGAAGTAGGGTAACTTTCAGTTGATAAATTATTAGTTGGTGAATTTCCTTCTGTATTATTATATTTTTTATAACGCGTTAAAATTGATGCATTAGAATTATCATATTCTGTACTTCTAAAATAGCTATAGTTATCGTTCGATGGATCTGGCCCAAATGCAGTTCCAAATTTTGCTACTTCTTGGTCATCATTTAATCCGTCAAAACCTATATCTTGATTTAAACGTTCGTTATCATCATCGCTAAAAGCATACAATAAAGATTGATTTGTAGGAATTTTACCCCACATAGTTTCCTCTGTATTATTTGTACTTAAAGGATCTTCTGGCAACCCATTTTCGTACATTTTTCTACCATCTTTTAAAATATCTTCAGAAACATTCCCTAAGTTAAAATACAATTCTCCAACTTGGTTTTCTGGGTTACTTGGGTTAACACCTACAGGCAGTCCTTCTTCATTAGTGATAGAATAATGATCGTAAGGATCCATTAACCAAAACTGAATATATTCAACATTAGATTGTTCAAAATTTGTTGTAGTAAGCGCTCTAGTTATACCACCCCAACGTTCTTCTGGATTTGTAAATTTACCATCTGCACCAACATTACTTGTATCGTAATTATAACTTCCTCTTTCATTTGGAAAATAAGCTAAATCTAAGGTTCTAACAATGGTAGATTGTGTTAAATCTAAATCTTGTTC includes the following:
- the gcvH gene encoding glycine cleavage system protein GcvH → MSIPAELKYTKDHEWVRVEGDTAIIGITHFAQSELGDIVYVDVDTLDETIEKDEVFGSVEAVKTVSDLMMPLTGEVTEFNEALEDEPEKVNTDPYGDGWMIKSTIADPSQIDELLSAEDYKALIGA
- the sprA gene encoding T9SS outer membrane translocon Sov/SprA — encoded protein: MKKTKFIFKTHILIILLLFFKITVNAQVLPIIQAKDTAKFENAKDSTSLKYPFKGNQKGGLFLENLSESEVIYDTELGKYIIVEKIGDYYIKRPVYMSQEEYKEYKLKKDMLGYYKNKISATNSKKLGSEEAQKNLLPTYYVDSDFFQSLFGGNSIEVNPTGDVTVKMGALYQKVDNPQLSERNRSSFTFDFDQQISASIQAKVGTRLKVGAQYDTQASFNFQNQIKLEYTPTEDDILQKVEVGNVSMPLKNSLIVGAQSLFGVKTELQFGRTTVTGVFAEQKSQTRTVAAEGGSTIQEFELQTTDYDENRHFFLSQYFRDNYNTALKNYPLINSPINITKVEVWVTNRNATTEDIRNIVAIADLGEGDPTNIGPANVTPNPGFLYPSNDANNIASILNSTNPVRKISTVGNGLTPYAMQQGRDYSVLENAIKLGVDDYKFDPQLGYISLNRRLTDSDVLAVAFEYTVSGDSKVYRVGEFTSDGIIAPDNIVVKLLRSEIVSTDVPMWDLMMKNIYSLQTYRMQQDGFRLELLYADDETGVSINVLQNAQTSGVSDKTLLNLLDIDKLDQSQFYVAEGDGYFDYVEGVTVDSEKGYIIFPTVEPFGEDLELKLTSTEDENYIFNELYEITQSEARNNYQYKDKYLIKGYHKSESSNGIPLGAFNVPQGSVRVTTGGRELVEGVDYVVDYQMGRVQIVNPSLEASNAPINVSVENNAAFNLQTKRFFGVDIEHKFSDKFIAGATILNLNEKPITQKALFGQEPINNTIFGLNANFGTEVPFLTKLANKLPNIDTDYKSNFSIRGDFAYLKPGSPSRIELDGEATSYVDDFEGSQIPLELKSIQQWHLASTPQYQTQFDLGGNASDISYGYKRARLSWYIIDPLFYGGSSLKPGNIDNEELSRAEVRRVRYEELFPEQDLDLTQSTIVRTLDLAYFPNERGSYNYDTSNVGADGKFTNPEERWGGITRALTTTNFEQSNVEYIQFWLMDPYDHYSITNEEGLPVGVNPSNPENQVGELYFNLGNVSEDILKDGRKMYENGLPEDPLSTNNTEETMWGKIPTNQSLLYAFSDDDNERLNQDIGFDGLNDDQEVAKFGTAFGPDPSNDNYSYFRSTEYDNSNASILTRYKKYNNTEGNSPTNNLSTESYPTSATTYPDTEDINKDQTMNTVESYYQYKVSLNKSDLVVGQNNIVDEKVVTVTLEDGSQKQFRWLQFRIQVSTPDEVINDITGFNSIRFMRMFLTKFKMPIVLRFGEIQLVRGDWRRYTKTLDEAITVPQDLTDTELQNFEVGVVNIQENEDRNPIPYVLPPGIEREILRGSTTLQQQNEQSLTLKVTDLEPNDTRAIYKNVSVDLRMYKQLKLFLHAEGVQTRAQVQNDELKAIIRLGSDLDDNYYQIEKLLTISDYSATDELDIWPEENNIEAMLEYLTNLKLLRFDEGLAPNEVYPAEGTVPPIEGIDGYEIRVKGNPNLSNIKTIMLGVKNVSNANQSAEVWFNELRVADFDNEGGWAAVVSADANIADLADVAVTGRMETQGFGGIEQSVNERSQEDTKLYDLVTNVNVGKLLPKDWGVSLPLSYSVSEEIKDPKYDSQYQDVLYEDTNIENSPNRESNQDYTKRRSISLINVRKEHNPNAERKQRFYNVENLSVSYAYNETFHRDYNVEKYVDQNVRASVNYNYSFEPKSIEPFKNWQSLNSKYFKFLKDLNINLVPTTVSVNSNIFRTYNEQLSRSLVEGLPQLPTLKQRHFMFDWDYTIGYNLTKSLQFNFRAANNYLYDDFDAADDIQIFDNFFSLGRPDHYHQTLSGTYKIPINKLPLLDFINADYTYAADFDWQASSQSYVEQVGNVIQNTNSHSLGLDVDFGKFYKNVGLTKLFNKKQSVASNSSESRLNNPTNRASQRTKQSRPTLKEGVYNLLTAFKKARLNYSENNGTYLPGYIPEVGFLGQDNYNGGVAPSLGFVFGSQIDIRERALENGWLLSRSESDPYYNKTYSVTHMNKLDYTITVEPFSNFDIELRGNKIYTKNTSQQLDVIDNVLTDSPISQAGNFMISHNMIKTAFSNSDENFEEFKANREIIAQRLAQASGQPIDGFGVTSQQVSLPAFLAAYSGQDASKIKLSAFRDVPIPSWDINYKGLMKMAWFKDKFRSFSLSHSYNSQYSILSFTNNLEYNAQDPYAETDIVGNYYNKTLFTNVDLIEEFSPLLKVDMKMKNSVSFSGRIDKDRRLNLNFSNNTITQTKGLEYVIGMGYRIKDLAMKFRFGGKLTRLKGDLDLRADLSLRDNKTIIRAIDEDNDQVTGGQRLLSFKFFADYAINANLTASFYFDQSSSKYAISTTFPRQSVSSGLSIRYVLGN